The proteins below are encoded in one region of Lagenorhynchus albirostris chromosome 7, mLagAlb1.1, whole genome shotgun sequence:
- the LOC132522617 gene encoding LOW QUALITY PROTEIN: spermatogenesis-associated protein 31D4-like (The sequence of the model RefSeq protein was modified relative to this genomic sequence to represent the inferred CDS: inserted 2 bases in 2 codons): protein MGFREWNVLSFLNSVIDPYLSCDSTSLDIYRNLIVLCELVLLLLLLWYLVSLPFSPTFSKTKDIRKRQGRAKRRRKGGTPKGWRACQSEDEEARKVLSLLQSPLGRHDDTTCFRWLLCPDPFCEVCNNATAEINRLLLPGALEDSTSSVSPLASTAPVTESSFTLSAAFSTVPPRDLTPASLLEPXPLPPSVLSPSQMTPLVDSFSPSPLGHSLAPEPFPSLDSEFPVDYSPPQPLAFPPLLPHDTQTADPVLPREATLSPDTVFSLDPTLSQDINPLSDLSQAMNHPDSFACHHAPPTLLSLSPQPECTLSVTQSVTPEQENLSPDSSAGLSTCVSTIRGTEHSSLSIADFSWRQAHAKDSFPSTLAQCDFNQEFLDLHSSEASFGGDPAANLVEPGNLSFLSPDVLALLERQVQKRSDFLMWKEKENEKDSLPEQLRPDYQRNSSWKMLESTADKHDSAVCLPFWSSRDKSQELHVRQQPPYPKTLEDHLQQKPIQFFWGLPSLHSESLPSAVHVLADSSSIFIFNRNSNASTGQESPVLPDPLPLSLPEIQPEPLPQTLPQSQPLPLTQVQSQADPQSPLPVIPSDPLPQIRTYGVSFHRPQDESQSLSSSEIQQLEWNILQKQQENLWGLPSVVQRSWEDFCPSAPNTPHHRAPQARGSISILPGEFPLGDEVRKKLEHHLRKRLIQHWWGLPRRIYESVSLILPPNGFSEASESVSNNGVSLISVFKGQSSKNGNVGLSQTGGFHERSSEMFQLEEGVGKDLGHSLENGPKDHLLNDPKSSSGKDLGYDSEKDLKSQMVSLSEKNPRMSAESLGQRQLQNVLKVHLSKKFGEINEGRLPGTVHNSWHAIKQTLLLSVKSHTQTKQRSVPSSVGVAYSLNTFQDLTFXDSSTQQMLEAHIKRFRMRMLWALLRKVLESIQIFKLKDASYQSLSHANLPSSTNVISEADSKSGSFKSFRGSSESLHGDKAGTTNSAPVLDRSLPATSPVGKGGQRVLRQSRSDVNRRLAEDVQRIKDARQTPLSVSLSITGKAGPRQTQLANRYPQKLLAKQAGARYEPKHRSVSSSDKGEMQRGKKVEKSEPVSMPKLSREVFAAEEPDPLQLKTSDMVTTSKPGSAQMINVNENKAETTVTTGSPPPKLPVCQDPKSLDLKEQLFRELNFKLENREHSQAQGQPTDTSLASDNLTYEASLTHAQGVSGGDMGASQVLHVHLEDRGIRMEQQQKPWAPKQDKNFPPTAKRVSPLEPKAKELDGGDKGLGTSQLRRKSFPTQEKVLGQTRASKSSQTLSQKGQPLPEGHNGKRMMHFLQWLYSGIKYESQEDAQEKGSPISTVQNRGLVKSKAAFTGTTEAQKIVTDNGKFLEEQLGCQHAIDVTCSQGPHPPPVQVRKTQQKAEVQVRTEPVQGHPVNYRAPSCKVTNVKSCHQISSPTFAGQSYPPSTRQIRDKKRHPQKVVAFKDQQLCHRHLPPVSYGEPVPHPSPTHRRQAGQAPTAALSTAEGTVSGHRSLLFRQKTILQNSQGGRLPIQK, encoded by the exons ATGGGATTCAGAGAATGGAATGTTCTCTCATTTTTGAACAGCGTTATCGACCCATATCTGAGCTGTGACTCAACATCCTTGGATATTTACCGAAACCTCATCGTCCTGTGCGAGTTGGTGTTGCTTCTTCTGTTGCTGTGGTACCTGGTGAGCTTGCCATTTTCACCTACCTTCAGTAAAACCAAAGACATCCGAAAG cGTCAGGGCAGAgccaagaggagaaggaaaggtgGAACACCGAAAG GTTGGAGAGCTTGCCAGAGCGAAGATGAGGAGGCAAGGAAGGTGCTTTCTCTTCTGCAAAG CCCCCTGGGCCGGCACGATGACACCACCTGCTTTCGTTGGCTCTTATGTCCAGACCCCTTCTGTGAGGTGTGTAATAATGCAACTGCTGAGATCAATCGGCTGCTACTCCCAGGGGCCCTGGAAGATTCTACTTCCTCTGTGTCCCCATTGGCTTCCACAGCTCCTGTGACTGAGTCGTCATTTACTCTGTCCGCTGCCTTCTCAACAGTCCCTCCAAGAGACCTAACACCAGCCTCTCTTCTTGAGC TCCCACTGCCCCCCTCCGTTCTCTCCCCTAGCCAAATGACCCCCTTAGTTGACTCTTTTTCACCCTCCCCATTGGGTCATTCTCTGGCACCAGAGCCTTTTCCTTCCTTGGATTCCGAATTCCCAGTGGACtattccccaccccaaccccttgCCTTTCCCCCTCTCCTACCACATGACACTCAGACAGCAGATCCTGTTCTCCCACGAGAGGCCACTTTGTCTCCGGATACCGTTTTCTCTCTTGACCCCACCCTTTCCCAAGATATCAATCCCCTATCAGATTTGTCCCAGGCAATGAATCACCCCGATTCTTTTGCTTGTCATCATGCACCACCAACTCTGTTGTCTCTTTCACCACAGCCAGAGTGCACTTTATCTGTGACTCAATCTGTGACTCCAGAACAGGAGAACTTATCTCCAGATAGCTCTGCTGGGTTATCCACTTGTGTGTCAACAATCAGAGGCACTGAGCATTCAAGCCTGTCAATTGCAGACTTCTCCTGGCGGCAAGCTCATGCCAAAGACTCGTTCCCTTCCACGTTGGCACAATGTGATTTCAATCAGGAGTTTCTTGACCTCCATTCTTCAGAGGCCTCTTTTGGGGGAGACCCTGCAGCCAACCTTGTAGAGCCTGGTAACCTCTCGTTTCTCAGCCCTGATGTCCTGGCACTCCTGGAGAGACAAGTCCAAAAGAGGAGCGATTTCCTGatgtggaaggaaaaggaaaatgaaaaagattcTCTTCCAGAACAACTTAGGCCAGACTACCAACGAAATTCTTCGTGGAAAATGTTAGAGTCAACTGCTGATAAGCATGACTCGGCAGTCTGCCTTCCCTTTTGGAGCAGCAGAGACAAATCACAGGAGCTGCATGTGCGTCAGCAGCCCCCATATCCTAAGACCCTGGAGGACCATTTACAGCAAAAACCTATCCAGTTCTTCTGGGGTCTCCCGTCTCTGCACAGCGAGTCCTTGCCCTCTGCTGTTCATGTCTTGGCTGACAGTTCCTCAATCTTTATTTTCAATAGAAACTCGAATGCCTCCACAGGCCAAGAATCACCAGTGCTTCCTGATCCCCTGCCTCTGTCCTTGCCTGAGATTCAGCCTGAGCCCTTGCCTCAAACCCTGCCTCAATCTCAGCCCCTACCTCTCACTCAGGTCCAGTCCCAGGCCGACCCTCAGTCTCCACTCCCAGTCATACCATCTGATCCTCTACCCCAGATCAGGACCTATGGAGTAAGTTTCCACAGACCTCAGGATGAGTCCCAGTCTCTCTCCTCATCTGAAATTCAACAGCTGGAATGGAACATTTTGCAGAAACAACAGGAAAATTTGTGGGGTTTACCCTCTGTGGTCCAAAGATCTTGGGAAGACTTTTGTCCATCAGCTCCTAACACTCCTCACCACCGGGCCCCCCAGGCCCGTGGTTCAATCTCCATCCTTCCTGGGGAGTTTCCTCTCGGTGATGAAGTTCGGAAGAAACTAGAGCATCACCTTCGAAAGAGGCTCATCCAACACTGGTGGGGCCTGCCCCGCAGAATCTACGAGTCTGTGTCACTGATATTGCCTCCAAATGGTTTTTCAGAGGCATCTGAGTCGGTGAGCAATAATGGAGTCTCACTGATCTCTGTGTTTAAGGGTCAGAGTAGCAAAAATGGAAATGTTGGATTGAGCCAAACTGGAGGCTTCCATGAGAGGAGCTCAGAAATGTTCCAGCTAGAGGAAGGTGTGGGGAAGGATCTGGGACACAGCCTAGAGAATGGCCCAAAAGATCACCTGTTGAATGACCCAAAGAGCTCTTCAGGTAAGGATCTGGGGTATGACTCTGAGAAAGACCTAAAGAGTCAGATGGTGAGTCTCTCAGAGAAAAATCCAAGGATGTCAGCAGAGAGTCTAGGTCAGAGACAACTTCAAAATGTCCTAAAAGTACATTTGAGCAAGAAGTTTGGAGAAATAAATGAGGGTCGGCTCCCTGGGACTGTGCATAATTCATGGCATGCTATCAAGCAAACATTGCTTCTTTCTGTGAAATCCCACACCCAAACAAAACAGAGAAGTGTGCCATCATCAGTGGGTGTGGCCTACTCCCTGAATACCTTCCAGGACCTGACTT TTGATTCCAGTACACAACAGATGCTGGAAGCCCATATTAAAAGGTTTCGTATGAGGATGTTGTGGGCCCTTCTCCGCAAGGTCCTTGAATCCATACAGATCTTTAAATTGAAAGATGCCTCATACCAGTCCTTGTCTCATGCCAACTTGCCCTCCTCAACCAATGTGATTTCTGAGGCAGATTCCAAATCTGGGAGCTTCAAGTCCTTTAGAGGAAGCTCTGAATCTCTCCATGGAGACAAAGCGGGAACAACAAATTCAGCCCCTGTCCTGGATCGTTCTCTCCCTGCCACCTCACCTGTGGGCAAAGGAGGACAGAGGGTCCTGAGACAATCACGCTCTGATGTCAACCGTAGGCTGGCAGAGGATGTTCAGAGAATTAAGGATGCCAGACAGACTCCTCTGTCTGTTTCACTCTCCATCACAGGGAAAGCAGGTCCTAGACAGACTCAACTAGCCAACAGATATCCCCAAAAGCTGCTTGCAAAGCAAGCTGGGGCCAGATATGAGCCGAAGCATAGGAGTGTGAGTTCCagtgataaaggagaaatgcAACGGGGCAAAAAGGTGGAGAAGTCAGAACCTGTTTCCATGCCCAAATTGTCTAGGGAGGTATTCGCGGCTGAGGAGCCTGATCCTCTTCAATTAAAAACTAGTGACATGGTGACAACTAGCAAGCCAGGGAGCGCCCAAATGATAAATGTGAATgagaataaagcagaaactactgTGACCACTGGAAGCCCCCCACCCAAATTACCAGTTTGCCAAGATCCTAAATCATTAGACCTTAAAGAACAACTGTTCCGTGAGTTAAACTTTAAACTGGAGAACAGGGAGCATAGCCAGGCTCAAGGCCAACCCACTGACACATCCCTTGCTTCAGATAACTTGACTTATGAGGCCTCACTGACTCATGCCCAAGGTGTCTCAGGTGGGGACATGGGAGCTTCCCAGGTGCTGCATGTCCATTTGGAGGACAGAGGAATCAGGATGGAGCAGCAGCAGAAACCTTGGGCCCCTAAGCAGGATAAGAACTTCCCACCAACTGCAAAGAGAGTGAGCCCTCTGGAGCCCAAGGCAAAAGAGCTTGATGGAGGGGATAAAGGCTTGGGGACATCCCAACTTAGGAGGAAGAGTTTCCCTACTCAGGAGAAGGTACTAGGGCAGACACGTGCGAGCAAGTCTTCCCAGACCCTATCACAGAAGGGACAGCCTCTTCCTGAAGGCCATAACGGAAAAAGAATGATGCACTTCTTGCAATGGCTTTATTCTGGGATAAAATACGAAAGTCAAGAAGATGCCCAGGAAAAGGGCAGCCCCATATCAACTGTGCAGAACAGAGGCCTAGTTAAAAGTAAAGCTGCCTTTACTGGGacaactgaagctcagaaaatcGTGACAGACAATGGGAAGTTCCTAGAGGAGCAACTGGGGTGTCAGCATGCAATTGATGTCACCTGCTCTCAAGGGCCCCATCCTCCCCCAGTGCAGGTGAGGAAAACTCAGCAAAAGGCGGAAGTGCAGGTCCGGACAGAACCTGTCCAGGGACATCCTGTCAACTACAGGGCTCCCTCCTGTAAAGTGACAAATGTCAAGTCCTGCCATCAAATATCAAGTCCTACCTTTGCTGGCCAGAGTTATCCTCCAAGTACAAGACAGATCAGAGATAAGAAGAGACACCCCCAGAAAGTTGTGGCATTCAAGGACCAGCAACTATGTCACAGACATCTCCCACCAGTGTCCTACGGGGAGCCTGTGCCCCATCCAAGCCCCACCCACAGGCGTCAAGCTGGCCAGGCACCCACGGCTGCTCTCAGCACTGCTGAAGGCACTGTGTCTGGACATCGGTCTCTACTCTTTAGACAGAAAACAATTCTCCAGAATTCCCAGGGAGGAAGACTTCCCATCCAGAAATAA